Proteins encoded together in one Amblyomma americanum isolate KBUSLIRL-KWMA chromosome 1, ASM5285725v1, whole genome shotgun sequence window:
- the LOC144131005 gene encoding uncharacterized protein LOC144131005: MANASVEEKLSDQLNIQQIPDKYIGYIMYFMLKFQNDTSEFSQPQLRRTFRSSYPLFLVLYGSLFVSSLIANCWMVLHINREKRPRETVCVYLFANALNDIFKLLVVMPISLVTLCLHNWVFGSFLYFASPIVQDFPFYRTLRTFVAIACDRYRYAMNPMKRQIPPLLCLLGVCLVAGILTLPYAAYTKFLDLQKYLGQQFRGAGICAINLTENIEEYIRFLFIVLYALPVALVIYLHVKVSVEIRAQETSQSLALQARRESNGGEETSVCSLASSMVPESVHSTGSCATFPVATRDSCPRSEACRGSSAAFYKDSSPEDSVDWMKERRTQNTVMMMVAVYAVCLVPLNVLRLIAHVVHEGQEHSVHFDLSSAFAVLIAFLPTLGTPYLFRVWHLSTRLSVDPCQYRKLRRVSGASGGGRKLRSNSRA; this comes from the coding sequence ATGGCCAACGCAAGTGTTGAGGAGAAGCTTTCCGACCAGCTAAACATTCAGCAGATCCCAGACAAGTACATCGGCTACATCATGTACTTCATGCTAAAGTTTCAGAACGACACATCAGAGTTTAGCCAGCCTCAACTGCGGCGCACCTTCCGTTCGTCCTATCCGCTCTTCCTCGTGCTGTACGGCTCCCTCTTCGTGTCGTCTCTCATCGCTAACTGCTGGATGGTGTTGCATATAAATCGCGAGAAGCGGCCGCGAGAAACCGTGTGCGTCTACCTTTTCGCCAACGCTCTCAACGACATCTTCAAGCTGCTCGTCGTGATGCCCATTTCTCTCGTGACACTCTGCCTGCACAACTGGGTCTTCGGAAGCTTCCTGTATTTTGCGTCGCCTATTGTGCAGGATTTTCCCTTCTACCGGACCCTCCGGACGTTTGTGGCGATTGCCTGCGACCGGTACCGGTATGCCATGAACCCGATGAAACGCCAGATACCACCCTTGCTGTGCCTTCTCGGCGTCTGCCTGGTGGCCGGAATCCTAACGCTGCCGTACGCGGCCTACACCAAGTTCCTCGACCTGCAGAAGTACTTGGGCCAGCAGTTCCGGGGAGCAGGCATCTGTGCCATCAACCTGACGGAGAACATCGAAGAGTACATCCGCTTCCTGTTCATTGTCCTGTATGCTCTGCCGGTCGCGCTGGTCATCTACCTCCACGTCAAGGTGAGCGTCGAGATCAGGGCCCAGGAGACGTCACAGTCGCTCGCCCTGCAAGCTCGGCGAGAGAGCAACGGCGGCGAAGAAACGTCCGTGTGTTCTCTGGCCTCGTCCATGGTGCCCGAGTCGGTGCACAGCACGGGCTCATGCGCCACGTTTCCCGTCGCCACGAGGGACTCGTGCCCTCGCTCCGAGGCGTGCCGTGGTTCGTCAGCTGCCTTCTACAAAGACTCGTCGCCCGAGGACTCAGTCGACTGGATGAAGGAGCGTCGCACCCAGAACACCGTCATGATGATGGTCGCCGTGTACGCCGTCTGCCTGGTTCCGCTCAACGTGCTTCGACTCATCGCGCACGTGGTGCACGAAGGGCAAGAGCATAGCGTGCACTTCGACCTGTCGTCCGCATTCGCCGTGCTCATCGCCTTCCTGCCGACGCTCGGGACGCCCTACCTGTTCCGCGTCTGGCACCTTAGCACTCGCCTTAGCGTGGACCCCTGCCAGTACCGGAAGCTGCGGCGCGTCTCCGGTGCGTCCGGAGGGGGCCGCAAGCTGCGCAGCAACTCGAGGGCCTGA